In Lachancea thermotolerans CBS 6340 chromosome H complete sequence, a single genomic region encodes these proteins:
- the FAS2 gene encoding trifunctional fatty acid synthase subunit FAS2 (highly similar to uniprot|P19097 Saccharomyces cerevisiae YPL231W FAS2 Alpha subunit of fatty acid synthetase which catalyzes the synthesis of long-chain saturated fatty acids contains beta-ketoacyl reductase and beta-ketoacyl synthase activities) has product MTMKPEVEQELAHVLLTELLAYQFASPVRWIETQDVFLKDFNTERVVEIGPSPTLAGMAQRTIKNKYESYDAALSLQRQVLCYSKDAKEIYYTPDPADLAPKEEAAPEPAASAAATPAAAPASAAAPAAAPAAPAAAGPAAEIPDEPVNAALLLHVLVAQKLKKTLDQVPMAKTIKDLVGGKSTVQNEILGDLGKEFGTTPEKPEETPLEELAESFQDTFNGQLGKQSSSLISRLMSSKMPGGFTITSARKYLQTRWGLGAGRQDSVLLIALTQEPASRLGSEADAKQFMDAIAQKYASVSGVDLSVATSAASSGAAAGSGGATIDAAAFDELNKDQKILARQQLEVLARYLKMDLSSGEKKFLQEKNTTEQLQAQLDFLTNELGEYFVQGISTSFSRKKARVFDSSWNWAKQSLLSLYFEIIHGVLKNVDRELVAEAINIMNRSNETLIKFMEYHISQTKVDEGENYQLAKSLGQQLIENCKQALELDPVYKDITKPTAPQTIVDKNGNINYKEVPRPSVRKLSQYVEEMALGGPLTKVEQPTLQEDLTRVYKAINAQAAEHNISDSTKIEFEKLYGELLKFLEASNEIDTSASSRYAGEVDDALDKDSTKEVASLPTKSEISNTVSSTIPRETVPFLHLKKKLPSGDWIYDRQLSSLFLNGLERAAINGVTFKDKYVMITGAGQGSIGAEVLQGLIQGGAKVIVTTSRFSKKVTDYYQSIYAKYGAKGSTLVVVPFNQGSKQDVEALVSYVYDDEKNGGLGWDLDAIIPFAAIPENGIELENIDSKSEFAHRIMLTNILRMLGNVKKQKSAQGIETRPAQVILPLSPNHGTFGGDGMYAESKLSLETLFNRWHSESWSNQLTICGAIIGWTRGTGLMSANNIIAEGIEKLGVRTFSQREMAFNLLGLLIPEVVQLCQTSPVMADLNGGFQFLPDLKEFTAKLRQDLTNTSEIRKAVSIETALEHKAVNGDNADAAYAKAEVQPRANIQLNFPTLKPYESLKKIAPSELQGMLDLERVIVVTGFSEVGPWGSSRTRWEMEAKGEFSLEGCVEMAWIMGLIKYHNGNLKGRPYTGWVDAKSNEPVDDKDIKAKYESHILDHAGIRLIEPELFNGYDPKKKQMIQEVVIGEDLEPFEASKETAEQFKHEHGDKVDIFEIPDSGEYTIRLLKGATLYIPKALRFDRLVAGQVPTGWDARTYGIPEDTISQVDPITLFVLVSVVEAFISSGITDPYEMYQYVHVSEVGNCSGSGMGGVSALRGMFKDRYKDMPVQNDILQESFINTMSAWVNMLLISSSGPIKTPVGACATAVESLDVGVETILSGKAKICIVGGYDDFQEEGSYEFGNMGATSNSYDEFDHGRTPAEMSRPTTTTRNGFMEAQGAGMQVIMNADLAIKMGVPIYGILALTATATDKIGRSVPAPGKGILTTAREHQSDLKFPSPLLNIKYRKRQLDSRVSQIKLWVENELEMLQYETEEIPEEDHAAFYAERTEEIHREAERQLKTAQNQWGNEFYKNDPRIAPLRGALATFGLTIDDLGVASFHGTSTKANDKNESATINEMMKHLGRSEGNPVLGVFQKYLTGHPKGPAGAWMLNGGLQILNSGVVPGNRNADNVDKVLEQFEYILYPSRSIKTDGVKAVSVTSFGFGQKGAQAIAVHPDYLYAALDESAYRAYAAKVSAREQAAHKYFHNGMIYNSLFVAKEHPPYADELEQPVYLDPLARVSADKKTGAFVFDKKALTASTTYVSDANLKTSEVVSKLAKQAAGDNKGASVGVDVELIKSINVDNDTFIERNFTAAEVAYCKSQPCVQSSFAGTWSAKEAVFKSLGVKSQGGGASLKDIEITRKDGSAPQVELHGDAASAASAAGVKGVTVSISHDDFQSVAVAYSQK; this is encoded by the coding sequence ATGACTATGAAACCTGAAGTTGAGCAGGAATTGGCTCACGTCCTTTTGACGGAGCTTTTGGCGTATCAATTCGCCTCACCCGTGAGATGGATTGAGACTCAAGACGTGTTCTTGAAGGACTTCAACACCGAGAGGGTTGTTGAAATTGGTCCTTCCCCTACCTTGGCTGGTATGGCTCAAAGAaccatcaagaacaagtaCGAGTCTTACGACGCTGCTCTTTCCCTGCAGAGACAGGTTTTGTGTTACTCGAAGGATGCTAAGGAGATCTACTATACCCCTGATCCTGCTGACCTGGCACCAAAGGAGGAGGCTGCGCCCGAGCCAGCCgcctctgctgctgccaCTCCAGCTGCCGCCCCAGCTTCTGCCGCCGCCCCAGCCGCCGCCCCAGCCGCTCCAGCTGCTGCCGGGCCTGCTGCCGAGATTCCTGACGAGCCTGTTAAcgctgctcttcttctgcacGTTCTCGTTGCTCAGAAGCTTAAGAAAACCCTGGACCAAGTTCCAATGGCTAAGACTATCAAGGATCTGGTTGGCGGTAAATCTACCGTTCAGAACGAAATTTTGGGTGACCTTGGCAAGGAATTCGGTACCACCCCCGAGAAGCCTGAGGAGACGCCTTTGGAGGAACTGGCTGAGTCCTTCCAAGACACTTTCAATGGTCAATTGGGTAAGCAgtcttcatctttgatCTCCAGATTAATGTCCTCTAAGATGCCTGGTGGTTTCACAATCACTTCTGCTAGAAAGTACTTGCAAACGCGTTGGGGCTTGGGTGCCGGCAGACAGGACTCTGTGCTGTTGATCGCTCTAACCCAAGAGCCAGCCTCTCGTCTTGGCTCTGAAGCTGACGCTAAGCAGTTCATGGACGCGATTGCCCAGAAGTACGCCTCCGTCAGCGGTGTCGACTTGTCTGTTGCGACTTCCGCTGCTTCCAGTGGCGCTGCTGCCGGTTCTGGCGGTGCTACTATCGATGCAGCAGCATTCGACGAGCTTAACAAGGACCAGAAAATTCTGGCCCGTCAACAATTGGAGGTTTTGGCTCGCTACCTGAAGATGGACTTGAGCAGTGgcgagaagaagttcttgcaagagaagaacaCTACAGAGCAGCTACAAGCTCAACTTGACTTCTTGACTAACGAGTTGGGTGAGTACTTTGTTCAAGGTATTTCTACTTCTTTCTCTAGAAAGAAGGCTAGAGTGTTCGATTCCTCTTGGAACTGGGCCAAACAGTCTTTGCTTTCTTTGTACTTTGAGATCATCCACGGTGTCTTGAAGAATGTCGACAGAGAGCTGGTTGCTGAAGCCATCAACATCATGAACAGATCTAACGAAACTTTGATCAAGTTCATGGAGTACCACATCTCCCAAACCAAGGTTGACGAGGGTGAGAACTACCAGTTGGCAAAGAGCTTGGGTCAGCAGTTAATTGAGAACTGTAAGCAAGCTCTTGAGCTCGACCCTGTTTACAAGGACATCACTAAGCCAACTGCCCCACAGACAATCGTTGACAAGAACGGTAACATCAACTACAAAGAAGTTCCAAGACCATCTGTCCGTAAGTTGTCCCAGTACGTCGAGGAAATGGCTTTGGGTGGCCCATTGACCAAGGTCGAACAGCCTACTCTCCAGGAAGACCTCACTCGCGTCTACAAAGCTATCAATGCTCAGGCTGCTGAACACAACATTTCTGACTCTACTAAAattgagtttgaaaagctttacggagagctgctcaagttcttggaagcTTCCAACGAGATCGACACCTCTGCTTCATCTAGATACGCAGGTGAGGTTGATGATGCTCTAGACAAAGACTCCACAAAGGAAGTTGCTTCTCTACCAACCAAATCTGAGATTTCCAACACTGTCTCCTCGACTATTCCAAGAGAAACAGTTCCATTTTTgcacttgaagaagaagcttccAAGCGGCGACTGGATCTATGACCGTCAACTTTCTTCCCTGTTCTTGAACGGTTTGGAAAGAGCTGCAATCAACGGTGTTACCTTCAAGGACAAATATGTGATGATTACTGGTGCTGGCCAAGGATCCATTGGTGCTGAAGTTTTGCAGGGCCTGATCCAAGGTGGAGCTAAGGTGATTGTTACCACCTCTCgtttctcaaagaaggtCACTGACTACTACCAGTCAATCTACGCTAAATACGGTGCTAAGGGCTCTACTTTGGTCGTTGTGCCATTTAACCAAGGTTCTAAGCAAGATGTCGAAGCTTTGGTTAGCTATGTTTACGACGACGAGAAGAATGGTGGTCTAGGCTGGGACTTGGATGCTATCATTCCTTTCGCTGCCATTCCAGAAAACGGTATTGAGCTTGAGAACATTGACTCGAAATCTGAATTCGCCCACAGAATCATGTTGACTAACATTTTGAGAATGTTGGGTAAcgtcaagaagcaaaagtcGGCTCAAGGAATTGAGACTAGACCAGCTCAAGTCATCCTGCCTCTATCTCCAAACCACGGTACCTTCGGTGGCGACGGTATGTACGCCGAGTCTAAGCTATCTTTGGAGACTCTATTCAACAGATGGCACTCAGAGTCGTGGTCCAATCAGTTGACCATTTGCGGTGCCATCATTGGCTGGACAAGAGGTACTGGTTTGATGTCTGCAAACAACATCATTGCAGAGGGTATCGAAAAATTGGGAGTTCGTAccttttctcaaagagaaaTGGCCTTCAACTTGTTGGGTCTCTTGATCCCTGAGGTTGTTCAACTCTGCCAAACTTCTCCAGTCATGGCTGACTTGAATGGAGGATTCCAGTTCTTACCTGATCTGAAGGAGTTCACTGCCAAGTTGCGTCAAGACTTGACTAACACTAGCGAGATCAGAAAGGCTGTCTCGATCGAAACTGCCTTGGAACACAAGGCCGTCAACGGGGACAATGCTGATGCTGCGTACGCCAAGGCCGAGGTTCAGCCAAGAGCCAACATCCAGTTGAACTTCCCAACCTTGAAGCCATACGAAAGCCTCAAGAAGATTGCGCCAAGCGAGCTTCAGGGTATGTTGGACTTGGAAAGAGTTATCGTTGTCACTGGTTTCTCTGAAGTCGGTCCTTGGGGTTCTTCGAGAACCAGATGGGAGATGGAAGCTAAAGGAGAGTTCTCACTGGAAGGTTGCGTCGAAATGGCATGGATCATGGGCCTCATCAAGTACCACAATGGTAACTTGAAGGGTCGCCCTTACACTGGTTGGGTCGACGCCAAGTCCAATGAACCTGTTGATGACAAGGACATCAAGGCCAAATACGAGAGCCACATTTTGGACCACGCCGGTATCAGACTGATTGAGCCAGAGTTGTTCAATGGCTACgatccaaagaagaagcagatgATCCAAGAAGTCGTTATCGGCGAGGACTTGGAGCCATTTGaggcttccaaagaaacaGCCGAACAGTTCAAGCATGAGCACGGCGACAAGGTTGACATCTTTGAGATCCCAGACAGCGGTGAGTACACTATCAGATTGTTGAAGGGTGCCACTTTGTACATTCCAAAGGCTCTCAGATTTGACCGTCTGGTTGCTGGTCAAGTCCCAACTGGCTGGGACGCTAGAACTTATGGTATCCCTGAAGACACCATTTCGCAAGTTGACCCTATCACTTTGTTCGTGCTGGTCTCTGTGGTTGAGGCATTCATCTCGTCGGGTATCACTGACCCTTACGAAATGTATCAATACGTCCACGTTTCTGAAGTCGGTAACTGTTCTGGTTCCGGTATGGGTGGTGTTTCTGCTTTGCGCGGTATGTTCAAAGACCGTTACAAGGATATGCCAGTTCAAAACGACATTCTTCAAGAGTCTTTCATCAACACCATGTCTGCTTGGGTTAACATGTTGttgatttcttcttctggtCCTATCAAGACCCCTGTTGGTGCTTGTGCCACTGCTGTGGAATCTTTGGACGTTGGTGTTGAGACAATCTTGTCTGGTAAGGCAAAGATTTGTATTGTTGGTGGTTACGATGACTTCCAGGAGGAAGGCTCTTATGAGTTCGGTAACATGGGTGCTACTTCCAACTCCTACGACGAATTCGACCATGGCCGTACTCCTGCTGAAATGTCTAGACCTACAACCACCACCCGTAACGGTTTCATGGAAGCCCAGGGTGCTGGTATGCAAGTCATCATGAACGCCGACTTGGCTATCAAGATGGGTGTTCCTATCTATGGTATTTTGGCTCTCACCGCTACTGCTACCGACAAGATCGGCAGATCTGTTCCAGCTCCAGGTAAGGGTATTTTGACTACTGCCAGAGAGCACCAGAGTGACCTCAAGTTCCCATCTCCACTGCTGAACATCAAGTACAGAAAGCGTCAACTCGACAGCCGTGTCTCCCAGATCAAGCTATGGGTTGAAAACGAATTGGAAATGCTACAGTACGAGACCGAAGAGATTCCTGAGGAAGACCATGCTGCTTTCTATGCTGAGCGTACTGAAGAAATTCACCGTGAGGCTGAAAGACAATTGAAGACCGCTCAAAACCAATGGGGTAACGAGTTCTACAAGAACGACCCACGTATCGCTCCATTGAGAGGAGCTTTGGCCACTTTCGGTTTGACTATCGACGACTTGGGTGTCGCTTCCTTCCATGGTACTTCCACCAAGGCTAACGATAAGAATGAGTCTGCTACCATCAACGAGATGATGAAGCACTTGGGGAGATCCGAGGGTAACCCAGTCTTGGGTGTGTTCCAGAAGTACCTGACCGGTCACCCTAAGGGTCCAGCCGGTGCTTGGATGTTGAACGGTGGTTTGCAGATCTTGAACTCTGGCGTCGTGCCAGGTAACCGCAACGCCGACAACGTCGACAAGGTCTTGGAACAGTTCGAGTACATCCTGTACCCTTCGAGAAGCATCAAGACTGACGGTGTCAAGGCTGTCTCGGTCACTTCTTTCGGTTTCGGTCAGAAAGGTGCCCAGGCTATTGCTGTTCATCCTGACTACTTGTATGCCGCTCTTGACGAGTCTGCTTACCGTGCTTACGCTGCTAAGGTCTCCGCTAGAGAACAGGCTGCCCACAAGTACTTCCACAACGGTATGATCTACAACTCCTTGTTTGTGGCCAAGGAGCACCCACCTTACGCTGACGAGCTGGAGCAACCCGTTTACTTGGACCCACTCGCCCGTGTCAGCGCCGACAAGAAGACCGGCGCTTTCGTGTTCGACAAGAAGGCCCTCACTGCCTCCACTACCTATGTCTCGGACGCCAACTTGAAGACCTCCGAGGTTGTCAGCAAGCTGGCTAAGCAGGCTGCAGGCGACAACAAGGGCGCTAGCGTTGGTGTCGACGTCGAGTTGATCAAGTCCATCAACGTCGACAACGACACTTTCATCGAGCGCAACTTCACCGCCGCTGAGGTTGCTTACTGCAAGAGCCAGCCATGCGTCCAGAGCTCCTTCGCGGGCACCTGGTCTGCCAAGGAAGCCGTGTTCAAGTCTCTGGGTGTCAAGTCTCAGGGCGGCGGAGCCTCTCTGAAGGACATTGAAATCACCCGCAAGGACGGCAGTGCCCCACAAGTTGAGCTGCACGGCGACGCGGCATCCGCCGCGTCTGCGGCTGGTGTGAAGGGCGTTACTGTGTCCATCTCGCACGACGACTTCCAGTCCGTCGCTGTGGCCTACTCTCAGAAATAG